In Sebastes fasciatus isolate fSebFas1 chromosome 15, fSebFas1.pri, whole genome shotgun sequence, a genomic segment contains:
- the hhipl1 gene encoding HHIP-like protein 1, with protein sequence MQRCYGKVPGRMRVSPVGIVLCVFLSLCLAPVTSHPQCLDYKPPFRPLQELQFCIMYKEFGCCDYQKDQELMTKYYQIMDHFDYYGYANCAGSVLELLCQECSPYAAHLFDAENPSTRTRTIPGLCPDYCSQFWKKCSSTIPYLSDDPHIAKVKEDQTRLCQYLELDDVDYCYPHLLSNQKLTQNLGRVQSDTDGCLQLCLEEVANGLRNPLAMVHANDGTHRFFVAEQVGLVWTYLPDRSKLEKPFLNITKAVLTSSWEGDERGFLGLTFHPMHKFNGKLYVYYSVEVGFDERIRISEFHVSANDMNVVDHASERVILEIDEPASNHNGGQLLFADDGYLYIFTGDGGMAGDPFGKCGNAQNKSALLGKVLRIDVNENERGPLYRIPPDNPFIHERGARPEVYAYGVRNMWRCSVDRGDPRTKEGKGRVFCGDVGQNKFEEIDIIEKGRNYGWRAKEGFSCYDKKLCANSSLDDVLPIYAYPHKMGKSVTGGYVYRGCEYPNINGMYIFGDFMSGRLMSLREDRNTGKWKYNEICMGMGLTCAFPGLINNYHQYIISFAEDEAGELYFMSTGIPSATSPSGVIYKVVDPSRRAPPRHCHYDPLPVRVKSNLIKFVPQETLIGIEERNKIQPEPQPTESYDWLQELIDRLGVPDPTTPSPTTTTTKSPRHTRRKGRRRKGKSRTESAPELQNGAVRLVGDEQGRSDRGRVEVYINGDWGTVCDDLWTIKNAAVVCRQLGFRHALKAAKNSEFGEGKDLQILLDDVQCEGTEASLLDCQHPGVGTHNCAHYEDAGAICGNSDYVVEV encoded by the exons ATGCAGCGGTGTTACGGCAAAGTCCCGGGTCGGATGCGGGTCTCGCCTGTGGGCATTGTGTTGTGTGTCTTTCTATCGTTATGTCTCGCACCTGTAACGTCTCACCCGCAGTGTCTGGACTACAAGCCGCCCTTCAGACCGCTGCAGGAGCTGCAGTTTTGCATCATGTACAAGGAGTTTGGCTGCTGTGATTACCAGAAGGACCAGGAGCTGATGACTAAGTACTACCAGATTATGGATCATTTTGATTATTATGGATATGCCAACTGTGCTGGGTCCGTCCTGGAGCTGCTCTGCCAG GAATGCTCTCCATATGCAGCTCACCTCTTTGATGCTGAGAATCCGagcaccaggaccaggaccatcCCTGGCCTCTGTCCTGACTACTGCTCCCAGTTCTGGAAGAAGTGCAGCTCCACCATCCCTTACCTGTCTGACGACCCTCACATAGCCAAAGTGAAAGAAGACCAGACACGTCTCTGCCAGTACCTGGAGCTAGACGACGTGGACTACTGCTACCCGCACCTCCTCAGCAACCAGAAGCTCACCCAGAATCTGGGCCGGGTCCAGTCAGACACGGACGGCTGTCTGCAGCTGTGCCTGGAAGAAGTCGCGAACGGGCTGCGGAACCCGCTAGCCATGGTGCACGCCAACGATGGCACGCATCGGTTCTTTGTGGCAGAACAGGTGGGCTTGGTGTGGACGTACCTTCCCGACCGGTCCAAACTGGAGAAGCCGTTTTTGAATATTACCAAGGCGGTGTTAACGTCGTCATGGGAAGGTGACGAGAGAGGCTTTCTCGGACTCACTTTTCACCCCATGCACAAGTTCAATGGGAAGCTGTATGTGTATTACTCAGTGGAGGTGGGTTTTGACGAGAGGATCAGGATCAGTGAGTTCCACGTGTCAGCCAATGACATGAATGTAGTGGATCATGCCTCTGAGCG AGTTATTCTGGAGATCGATGAGCCAGCATCCAACCACAACGGAGGGCAACTTCTATTTGCAGATGATGGCTACTTATACATTTTCACAGGGGATGGTGGGATGGCAGGAGACCCTTTCGGGAAATGTGGGAATGCACAGAACAA gTCAGCCCTGTTGGGGAAAGTTCTCCGCATTGATGTGAATGAGAATGAGAGAGGCCCGTTGTACAGAATTCCTCCAGATAACCCCTTCATACACGAGCGGGGGGCACGACCCGAGGTTTATGCTTACGGTGTCCGCAATATGTGGAGGTGTTCTGTGGACCGCGGTGACCCTCGCACCAAAGAGGGCAAAGGCCGTGTCTTCTGCGGGGACGTGGGCCAGAACAAGTTCGAAGAGATCGACATCATCGAGAAAGGTCGAAACTACGGCTGGAGAGCCAAAGAGGGCTTCTCCTGCTACGATAAGAAGCTGTGTGCCAACAGCTCACTAG atgatGTCCTCCCTATTTATGCGTACCCTCACAAGATGGGCAAGTCAGTGACTGGTGGCTACGTGTACCGAGGCTGCGAATATCCCAACATAAACGGCATGTACATATTTGGAGACTTCATGAGCGG GCGTTTGATGAGTCTGAGGGAGGACAGAAACACAGGGAAATGGAAATACAATGAGATCTGTATGGGGATGGGCCTGACCTGTGCCTTCCCTGGACTCATCAACAACTACCACCAGTACATCATCTCCTTTGCAGAGGATGAAGCTG GCGAGCTGTACTTCATGTCGACTGGAATACCGAGCGCTACGTCACCTTCAGGAGTCATTTATAAAGTGGTGGACCCCTCGAG aCGTGCTCCGCCGAGACACTGTCACTATGACCCTCTTCCTGTCAGAGTGAAGAGTAACCTCATCAAGTTTGTTCCCCAGGAAA CATTAATCGGCATTGAGGAACGAAACAAAATCCAGCCTGAGCCGCAACCCACAGAGTCCTACGACTGGCTCCAAGAGCTCATCGACCGTCTAGGAGTACCGGACCCGACCACCCCTTCGCCAACCACGACTACCACCAAGTCGCCCAGACACACGAGGCGGAAAGGCAGACGCAGGAAGGGCAAATCCAGAACGGAGAGTGCGCCCGAGCTCCAGAATGGAGCGGTGAGGCTGGTCGGGGATGAACAAGGCCGCAGCGACCGTGGACGGGTGGAGGTCTACATCAACGGGGACTGGGGCACCGTGTGCGACGACCTGTGGACCATCAAGAACGCTGCGGTGGTTTGCCGGCAGCTGGGCTTCAGGCATGCTCTGAAGGCGGCCAAGAACTCGGAGTTTGGGGAGGGGAAGGATCTGCAGATTCTTCTGGATGATGTTCAGTGTGAAGGGACCGAGGCCAGTCTGCTGGACTGCCAACACCCCGGCGTGGGGACACATAATTGTGCCCATTACGAAGACGCTGGGGCGATCTGTGGCAACTCGGACTACGTTGTAGAAGTCTAA